The genomic segment TTTTCAGCGACTATCAACCGCACCGTTTTTTAACCGGCTTTTTCGCATTATCTATTAACCTGCACGGAACTTCATGCAGCACCATTTACGACTTATTTTTTTGATAAGTATTACTGCCTGTTTATGGGCTTGTACCAACAAAGAAGGCTCATCTGAAAATATCAAATCGGTACCGACTTATACTGTAGAGCAGTTTCTGAATACCCGCAAAATATTCGGCAGCGCGTTTTCGCCCAACGAATTGAAGGTGATGTATTCCAGCAACGAAACAGGTATTTTCAATGCTTTTGAAATAGACACGGAAGGTATCGGGCAACCTAAGCAGCTTACCTTTTCCAAAGAAAATGCCATTTATGCGATATCTTATTTCCCTGAGGATGAGCGCATTCTGTTCAAAAGTGACCGCGGAGGAAATGAGATTACCAACTTGTTTGTCAAAGAAAAAAACGGCACACTGCGCAACATTACGCCCGACTCTACCGCAAAATCGGAGTTTCTGGCATGGGCTGCCGACCGCAAAAGTTTCTTCTATATTTCTAACCGCCGCGACAAAAAGTTATTTGACCTGTACGAAATGGACATTAACGGATTCAACGCCCAAATGATTTATCAAAATGAGGGCGAAATGACTCCCGTATGCGTATCGGACGACAAACGCTATGTGGCGCTGCAAAAAACCATTTCGCGCCGCCGTACAGAAATGTATGTGTACGACACTCAACTGCGTAAAACACTGCCTGTCAATCCATTAGAAGGCGATGTGGTGCAAAATCCGCTTAATTTTAAGCCGCGGTCTTATTTGCTCAATTTTGTAACCGACAAAGACGCCGAGTTTTTATATGTGAAAAGCTATGACTTGGCCACAGGAAAAACGGAAGAAATTGCCCGTGCCGATTGGGACGTTTATAAGATGTATTACTCCCGCACCGGAAAGTACAGGGTGGAATATATCAATCGCGATGCCCGAGTAGAAATTAAGGTTTATGAAACAGCCACCAACCGCCCGGTAAACTTACCCACACTACCCGAAGGCGAGATATCGTCGGTGAATATTTCGGACAGCGAGCAACTGATGGCATTCTATGTGAACAGCTCTAAATCGCCGAACGATTTGTATGTCTATAACTTTTCTACGGGCAAATACAGAAAACTGACCAATGCGCTCAGCCGCGAAATTAACCCGAATGATTTGGTGGCAGGGCGGGTTATTCGTTACCGCTCTTACGACAGCATGGAAATTCCCTCCATTCTGTACACGCCTCACATAGCAACACAGACAACGGCCAAACTGCCTGCCGTGCTTTGGATTCACGGCGGCCCGGGCGGTCAATCACGCCTGAACTATACGCCGCTGATTCAATACATGGTAAACAGAGGCTACGTCGTGCTGGCAGTAAATCATCGCGGCAGTTTGGGATACGGTAAAACTTTTTTTGCCGCCGATGACCGCAAACACGGCGACGTGGATTTGAAAGACTGTATTGCAGCCAAAGGGTATTTGCACAGTCTGGGGTATGTGGACACCGCCCGTGTGGCTATTGCCGGCGGCAGCTACGGCGGCTATATGGCCTTGGCAGCCTTGGCATTCAGCCCCCAATCTTTTGCTTTGGGGGTAGATATTTTCGGCGTATCCAACTGGTTGCGCACGCTAAACAGCATTCCGCCTTGGTGGGAGTCCGCACGCAAAGAACTCTACAATGAAATTGGCGACCCCAAAGCCGATTCTGTCATGCTTTATAGCAAGTCGCCGCTGTTTCATGCAAAAAACATCAGCCGTCCGCTGCTGGTGATTCAGGGTGCTAACGACCCGCGCGTTCTGAAAATAGAATCTGACCAGATTGTAGAGGCGGTGCGAAAAAACAATGTACCGCTTGAATACGTCCTGCTGCCCGACGAGGGGCACGGCTTCAGCAAACGCGAAAATGAACAATTGGTCTATGAAAAAATTGTTCAGTTTATGGACAAGTACCTCAAAAATGAGCCACCTGTGCAATAGTTTTGCATCACTATAGGCTTAAACCTCCTCCGTTACTTTTGGATACATCAACCAATAGCATATTACTCAGCATAGAAACTTCGGGTGCAACCTGTTCGGTGGCACTACATGGCAACGGGCAACCGATTGCCTACGCAGAGTTGCATCAGGAAAAGTCTCACTCGGGCAGGCTGACCCTGATGATTGCTGAGTTGCTCCGACACTGCGACCTGACCATGCAATCGCTGACGGCAGTGGCTGTTTCGGAGGGGCCGGGGTCTTACACAGGCTTACGGATTGGTATTTCCACTGCCAAAGGTATTTGCTTTGCGTTGGGTATTCCCCTGCTGGCCGTTGATACTTTGCAGGCCATGAGCCATGGTATAGTATCGCAAAGTATTGTATCGGATAACATATTACTTTGCCCATGCATAGATGCCCGCCGCATGGAAATTTACCGTTCGGTTTGGGATGCCGAAGGTAACTGCCTGCTTGCCTCAGAACCCCATGTATTGCAGGCAGATTCGTTTGCAGCTTTTGGCAGCCGTCCCTTGTGGCTGTTTGGCAGCGGTGCAGAGAAAACTTTTGCAACAATTGAGCATCCTGATAAACACTTTTTGCCCAATATTCAGCCATCAGCGCGCTTTGTGGGAGAAGTTGCCCTGAAGATGCCTCGTGCCGTGGATATTGCCTATTTTGAACCGCAATACATCAAGCCTTTTTATACACCCCAGAAGCAAGTAAAATAATTTTTAAGGTATGGGCAGAGTAAAATAGAATCGGCTGCCCTCACCCAAACGGCTTTCTATTTGTAATTCGCTGCCCGCCCGCCGGATATAGTCGCGGCAAATGAGCAAGCCGATACCGCCTCCTTTATAAGAACCGTCGGAAAGTTGTCCTAATAATTCCTGAGACATGCCCCTACCGTTATCGCTTACTTCTACCAAGGCTCGGCCGTTTTGCGGTTGTACTCGCAGCATAACGCTGTTACCTTCGCTGCAATGAGCAACCGCATTTGTCAATAAATTGCGCAGAATCGTTTTGAGCATAAATTCATTGGCTACAACTTCGGAGGCATTGCACACAGTAATAAGGCTGATGCGCTTGGCATCTATGGAAGGTTGCAAAGACAATACTACTTCGCCGATTAGCTCCTTGATTGCAACCCGTACAGCAGTGTTTTCCTGCATCCTAATTTCGGCAGCAGACCATTGCAGCAAATCTTCCAGCAGTTCAATGCTTTGCTGCACAGCCTCCCCAACCTGTCTGCTCATCTCCGGATAATTGCCGGATGCTCGATAGCTGATATAATTGCGCAGCCCGTACAGTGCATTGCGCATGTCATGCGACATAACCGCTATCACACGCTTATTCAATTGGTTCATTTGCAGCAGCTTTCGTTCGGAATCTTCCAGCTGCGCATGTTGTTGTTCAATTTCTTCTTTTTGTTCAAGAATAATGGCAGTGTAGCGTTCGTTTTCTTTAACAAAGCGGATGGTAAAAAAAACAATAAAGGCAAAAACCAATGCGGTATCCATCAGCGGCGCGGTATGCCATATCCGCTCACGGATGGCCATCCATTCGGGCGGATATTGCGGAAATCGCTCCAACAACAAAATTCCCATGAAAAATAACGTGATAATAAACAATGTATAAAGCCAGCGAACGTTAGGTTTTTCGTAGAGGAAATATACCAGCAATAAAGCTACATACAGCAACAACAGCGCGTTAGATGATTTATGCAGAATAATTGAGGCTGTGAAGAATATAAGCGCAGAACTGATAATCAGCAGCGCACGTGCAACGGAGTGTTTACCGTAATAATTAAGAGCAATCACTACAAAGCCGGTAAGAAATACGATAAAGTGTACAATAATACCGTTAAGAGGTACTTTTTGATGAAAGTAAAGCACCAGTATGTAAATAAATGCTACCGCACTTAACACACCGGCAAATATATTGCTGAGGCGGATGCGCCACTGAAAAGATGGTGAAGTATGAACAGCCGATTGCATAATAATTGTCGAAAAATTAGCGATTTATAAATCCTTTTTAAAAAAAGTGGGTATTGCATGATAGTATGTACACGCTATTACTTTGTATATGAACGCCACGCAGGGTGATTTATTGAGTGTAATTTTTTATGAAGATACTGATAGCAGAAGACCTGGCATTAAATGCGGACACATTGGAGCTGGCTCTCCGACAGGCAATCCCTACTTGTGAAGAAATTCGGAAAGTAGGGAACGGGGAACAAGTGCTGCAAATGTGGGCAGAGTGGCAACCGAACCTGATAATCATTGATTTGGTATTGCCTGTGATAGACGGTGCAGAAGTCATCCGTCGGATACGAAACAAGGACAGTAAAGTATTGCTGCTTGCTACTTCCATGTACAAAGACCGACGCATGATTAAGCAAGCACTGGATGCGGGGGCAAACGGATTTTTCTTCAAAGGCTCTAACTTTGATAAACTGATTCATGCCGTGCAGTCGGTTTTGGCCGGTAAGCCATACATAGACGATAGCATCATTGAGTTGCTCTTAACCAGCCAGCGCAACGACAGCACTCAACTAACCCCGCAGGAACTACGCGTTTTGAATTTGCTCGCTGCAGGTAAGAGCTCTGAACAGATTGCAGACTTGTTAAATATTTCTGTCGCAACGGTCAAATTTCACCGAAGCAACTTATTAAGTAAATCAGGCAAGAAAAATGTAGCAGAATTAGTCCATTGGGCAACCACTCAGCAACTGATTTAGTAACGAATTTACCTATCCAAAAGGATAGTTTTTTGAAGCTATTCTTTCGGATATTGCGGCCTGCACTATTAGTAGGTAGCTTTGTTCAGAATTTTGGCGCTTCACGCGCTCGTGTTGAAGCAAGTAGGTAGTT from the Rhodoflexus caldus genome contains:
- a CDS encoding S9 family peptidase, which codes for MQHHLRLIFLISITACLWACTNKEGSSENIKSVPTYTVEQFLNTRKIFGSAFSPNELKVMYSSNETGIFNAFEIDTEGIGQPKQLTFSKENAIYAISYFPEDERILFKSDRGGNEITNLFVKEKNGTLRNITPDSTAKSEFLAWAADRKSFFYISNRRDKKLFDLYEMDINGFNAQMIYQNEGEMTPVCVSDDKRYVALQKTISRRRTEMYVYDTQLRKTLPVNPLEGDVVQNPLNFKPRSYLLNFVTDKDAEFLYVKSYDLATGKTEEIARADWDVYKMYYSRTGKYRVEYINRDARVEIKVYETATNRPVNLPTLPEGEISSVNISDSEQLMAFYVNSSKSPNDLYVYNFSTGKYRKLTNALSREINPNDLVAGRVIRYRSYDSMEIPSILYTPHIATQTTAKLPAVLWIHGGPGGQSRLNYTPLIQYMVNRGYVVLAVNHRGSLGYGKTFFAADDRKHGDVDLKDCIAAKGYLHSLGYVDTARVAIAGGSYGGYMALAALAFSPQSFALGVDIFGVSNWLRTLNSIPPWWESARKELYNEIGDPKADSVMLYSKSPLFHAKNISRPLLVIQGANDPRVLKIESDQIVEAVRKNNVPLEYVLLPDEGHGFSKRENEQLVYEKIVQFMDKYLKNEPPVQ
- the tsaB gene encoding tRNA (adenosine(37)-N6)-threonylcarbamoyltransferase complex dimerization subunit type 1 TsaB, whose translation is MDTSTNSILLSIETSGATCSVALHGNGQPIAYAELHQEKSHSGRLTLMIAELLRHCDLTMQSLTAVAVSEGPGSYTGLRIGISTAKGICFALGIPLLAVDTLQAMSHGIVSQSIVSDNILLCPCIDARRMEIYRSVWDAEGNCLLASEPHVLQADSFAAFGSRPLWLFGSGAEKTFATIEHPDKHFLPNIQPSARFVGEVALKMPRAVDIAYFEPQYIKPFYTPQKQVK
- a CDS encoding sensor histidine kinase, translated to MQSAVHTSPSFQWRIRLSNIFAGVLSAVAFIYILVLYFHQKVPLNGIIVHFIVFLTGFVVIALNYYGKHSVARALLIISSALIFFTASIILHKSSNALLLLYVALLLVYFLYEKPNVRWLYTLFIITLFFMGILLLERFPQYPPEWMAIRERIWHTAPLMDTALVFAFIVFFTIRFVKENERYTAIILEQKEEIEQQHAQLEDSERKLLQMNQLNKRVIAVMSHDMRNALYGLRNYISYRASGNYPEMSRQVGEAVQQSIELLEDLLQWSAAEIRMQENTAVRVAIKELIGEVVLSLQPSIDAKRISLITVCNASEVVANEFMLKTILRNLLTNAVAHCSEGNSVMLRVQPQNGRALVEVSDNGRGMSQELLGQLSDGSYKGGGIGLLICRDYIRRAGSELQIESRLGEGSRFYFTLPIP
- a CDS encoding response regulator, whose amino-acid sequence is MKILIAEDLALNADTLELALRQAIPTCEEIRKVGNGEQVLQMWAEWQPNLIIIDLVLPVIDGAEVIRRIRNKDSKVLLLATSMYKDRRMIKQALDAGANGFFFKGSNFDKLIHAVQSVLAGKPYIDDSIIELLLTSQRNDSTQLTPQELRVLNLLAAGKSSEQIADLLNISVATVKFHRSNLLSKSGKKNVAELVHWATTQQLI